A region of Heteronotia binoei isolate CCM8104 ecotype False Entrance Well chromosome 2, APGP_CSIRO_Hbin_v1, whole genome shotgun sequence DNA encodes the following proteins:
- the CCN1 gene encoding CCN family member 1, producing MMSYQTTNFVLALALLQLVHRALSSCPSACQCPLEVQRCAPGVGLVLDGCGCCKVCAKQLNEDCSKMQPCDHTKGLECNFGASSTAPKGICRAQSEGRPCEYNSRIYQNGESFQPNCKHQCTCIDGAVGCIPLCPQELSLPNLGCPNPRLVKVPGQCCEEWVCDDSKDTLEGFFGKEFGLDASEGELTRNNELIAIVKGELKMLPVFDSEPRSHSFENPKCIVQTTSWSQCSKTCGTGVSTRVTNDNPDCRLVKETRICEVRPCGQPSYDSLKKGKKCTKTRKSQAPVKFTYAGCSSVKKYRPKYCGSCVDSRCCTPQQTRTVKIRFRCDDGETFTKNVMMIQSCRCNYNCPHANEAYPNYRLFNDIHKFRD from the exons ATGATGAGCTATCAGACTACCAACTTCGTCCTGGCTCTTGCCCTTCTTCAATTAGTGCATAGG GCACTTTCTTCCTGCCCTTCTGCTTGCCAGTGCCCTCTGGAGGTCCAAAGATGTGCCCCAGGAGTTGGTCTGGTACTGGACGGCTGTGGATGCTGTAAAGTATGTGCTAAACAGCTCAACGAGGACTGTAGCAAGATGCAGCCTTGCGATCATACCAAGGGGCTGGAATGCAATTTTGGCGCCAGTTCCACAGCTCCAAAGGGGATCTGCAGAG CACAGTCAGAAGGGAGACCTTGTGAATACAACTCCAGAATTTATCAGAATGGAGAAAGTTTTCAGCCCAACTGCAAGCACCAGTGTACATGCATCGATGGAGCTGTGGGCTGTATCCCACTGTGCCCACAAGAACTCTCCCTTCCAAATTTGGGCTGCCCTAACCCAAGGCTAGTAAAAGTCCCTGGCCAGTGCTGTGAGGAATGGGTCTGTGATGACTCCAAAGATACCCTGGAAGGTTTCTTTGGCAAAGAATTTGGTCTGGATGCTTCTGAAGGGGAATTAACCAGGAACAACGAGCTAATAGCCATTGTGAAAGGAGAACTAAAAATGCTACCTG tcTTTGACTCAGAGCCACGCAGTCACTCATTTGAGAATCCAAAATGTATTGTGCAAACAACATCATGGTCACAGTGTTCAAAGACCTGTGGGACTGGCGTCTCCACCCGAGTCACCAATGATAACCCCGACTGCAGACTAGTCAAAGAAACCAGGATATGTGAAGTGAGGCCATGTGGGCAGCCTAGCTATGACTCCTTAAAG AAGGGAAAGAAATGCACTAAGACCAGAAAATCCCAAGCTCCGGTGAAGTTCACTTATGCAGGATGCTCCAGTGTGAAGAAGTACCGCCCCAAATACTGTGGCTCATGTGTGGACAGTAGATGCTGCACTCCTCAGCAGACCAGGACTGTCAAGATCCGGTTTCGTTGTGATGATGGAGAGACCTTCACTAAGAATGTTATGATGATCCAGTCTTGCAGATGCAACTACAATTGTCCCCATGCAAATGAGGCCTACCCTAACTACAGGCTATTCAATGATATCCACAAATTTAGGGATTAA